In a genomic window of Patescibacteria group bacterium:
- a CDS encoding GLUG motif-containing protein, which produces MKKLNKYLIFSVFIFMFFININTTKAATTTIDSIQDLYNVRDDLSGNYELGVDLDFNDIDSYDETLIDGYDLVLDFKNAMTSGTGWNPIGTSTAPFIGNFDGNSYIISNLFINRPATSFIGLFGYTESNGILIDILLEDVDITGTMYVGGLVGLDTGATITNSYFTGSVSGSSQVGGLVGQNNGGTITNSYFTGSVSGTGDVVGGLVGFNAGTITNSYFTGSVSGTGDVVGGLVGQNVATITNSYSTGNVNGGSNVGGLVGDNYETITNSYFTGSVSGTGDVVGGLVGFNARTITNSYSTGSVDGGSNVGGLAGYNDSTITNSYSTGSVSGSSKVGGLIGYIAGGTILDSYSTGDVTGTGDYVGGLIGYVTGGTITNSYSTGSVDGGSNAGGLVGRNSGATITNSYSTGSVIGTGNHVGGLVGDNYTTISNSYSTGDVTGTGNHVGGLVGDNYTTISDSYSTGDVTGTGDYVGGLVGANYVTISNSYSTGSVTGTELTVGGLSGANYGTITNSYYNSQTSGQSDNDGRGTPRTTLEMTYPYDETSTTTYVGWNFDTIWYHDTTGIVNSSYPYNYYADIIQPTSTILIDSGDISTNSTTVTLTFTASDNYSAITSMQMMISNYESFTTSTGWIDYANSTSTWEILGTSGVNTVYFKIKDEAGNISATSTDTIIFDNTSPVITILGSNPLSIYKGDSYYDEGATATDAVDGDITNDIVTTSNVDINTIGSYTVTYVVSDTATNTSTSTRVVNVIARPSTGSTGGGWNNDTNNNTDDNQNNDNEEQDTNDNEENNENEEINETEINKIWKTGKWVKTEDTSTVYFVDTDNIRHAYSNEKIWYSYFDNDFSFVTTITKEELATYTLGKNVPYNAGILFKIPTVAKVYLVGSNGTIRWIKTEDVAIRLYGLEWNKLVHDLPDELFGDYTIGEDVE; this is translated from the coding sequence ATGAAAAAACTAAACAAATATTTAATTTTTTCTGTATTTATATTTATGTTTTTTATAAACATAAATACTACAAAAGCAGCTACTACGACTATAGATAGTATTCAAGATTTATACAATGTAAGAGATGATTTATCTGGTAATTATGAATTGGGCGTAGATCTAGATTTCAATGATATAGATAGTTATGATGAAACTTTAATAGATGGATATGATTTAGTATTAGACTTTAAAAATGCAATGACAAGTGGAACAGGATGGAATCCAATAGGAACAAGTACAGCACCATTTATAGGAAATTTTGATGGAAACAGTTATATAATATCAAACCTGTTTATTAATAGGCCAGCAACGAGTTTTATAGGATTATTTGGATATACAGAGAGTAATGGAATATTAATAGATATATTACTGGAAGATGTTGATATAACTGGAACAATGTATGTCGGTGGATTGGTTGGACTTGATACTGGTGCAACAATAACAAATTCATATTTCACTGGAAGTGTAAGTGGATCTTCTCAAGTCGGTGGATTGGTTGGACAAAATAATGGTGGAACAATAACAAATTCATATTTCACCGGAAGCGTAAGTGGAACAGGAGATGTTGTCGGTGGATTGGTTGGATTTAACGCGGGAACAATAACAAATTCATATTTCACCGGAAGCGTAAGTGGAACAGGAGATGTTGTCGGTGGATTGGTTGGACAAAATGTTGCAACAATAACAAACTCATATTCCACAGGAAATGTGAATGGGGGAAGCAATGTCGGTGGATTGGTTGGAGATAATTATGAAACAATAACAAATTCATATTTCACCGGAAGCGTAAGTGGAACAGGAGATGTTGTCGGTGGATTGGTTGGATTTAACGCGAGAACAATAACAAACTCATATTCCACAGGAAGTGTAGATGGAGGAAGCAATGTTGGTGGATTGGCTGGATATAATGATAGTACAATAACAAACTCATATTCCACAGGAAGTGTAAGTGGATCTTCTAAAGTCGGTGGGTTGATAGGATATATTGCTGGTGGAACAATATTAGACTCATATTCTACAGGAGATGTAACAGGAACAGGAGACTATGTCGGTGGGTTGATAGGATATGTTACTGGTGGAACAATAACAAACTCATATTCCACAGGAAGTGTAGATGGAGGAAGCAATGCCGGTGGATTAGTTGGGCGAAATAGTGGTGCAACAATAACAAACTCATATTCCACAGGAAGTGTAATCGGAACAGGAAATCATGTCGGTGGATTGGTAGGAGATAATTATACAACAATTTCAAACTCCTATTCTACAGGAGATGTAACAGGAACAGGAAATCATGTCGGTGGATTGGTAGGAGATAATTATACAACAATTTCAGACTCCTATTCTACAGGAGATGTAACAGGAACAGGTGATTATGTCGGTGGATTGGTAGGGGCTAATTATGTAACAATTTCAAACTCCTATTCTACAGGAAGTGTAACTGGAACAGAGCTTACTGTAGGAGGATTGTCTGGAGCTAATTATGGCACAATCACCAACTCCTACTACAACTCACAAACATCAGGTCAATCAGATAATGACGGAAGAGGTACTCCTAGAACTACACTAGAAATGACATATCCATATGATGAAACAAGTACTACTACTTATGTAGGATGGAATTTTGATACTATTTGGTATCATGATACAACAGGAATTGTAAATAGTAGTTATCCATATAATTATTATGCAGATATAATACAACCCACATCAACTATTTTAATTGATTCAGGAGATATATCTACAAATTCAACAACAGTAACATTAACATTTACTGCAAGTGATAATTATTCAGCTATTACATCAATGCAGATGATGATATCAAACTATGAATCATTTACAACAAGTACTGGATGGATAGATTATGCTAATTCTACTAGTACATGGGAAATATTAGGAACAAGTGGTGTTAATACTGTTTATTTTAAAATAAAAGATGAAGCTGGAAATATTTCAGCAACATCTACGGATACAATAATATTTGATAACACATCACCAGTCATCACCATTCTAGGATCAAATCCATTATCAATATACAAAGGAGATAGTTATTATGATGAAGGAGCTACAGCTACAGATGCAGTAGATGGAGATATAACAAATGATATAGTAACAACTAGTAATGTAGATATAAATACTATAGGATCATATACTGTCACATATGTAGTAAGTGACACTGCTACTAATACAAGTACTTCTACAAGAGTAGTAAATGTGATAGCAAGACCATCAACTGGATCAACAGGTGGAGGATGGAATAATGATACAAACAACAATACAGATGATAATCAAAATAATGATAATGAAGAACAAGATACTAATGATAATGAAGAAAACAATGAAAATGAAGAAATTAATGAAACAGAAATAAACAAAATATGGAAAACAGGTAAGTGGGTAAAGACAGAGGATACTAGTACAGTGTACTTTGTAGATACTGACAATATTAGACATGCATATTCAAATGAGAAGATATGGTATTCATACTTTGATAATGATTTTTCATTTGTAACTACAATAACCAAAGAAGAACTAGCTACTTATACACTAGGAAAGAATGTTCCATACAATGCTGGTATACTATTTAAAATACCAACAGTAGCTAAAGTATATCTAGTAGGAAGTAATGGAACTATAAGATGGATAAAGACAGAAGATGTTGCTATTAGATTATATGGATTAGAATGGAATAAACTAGTTCATGATTTACCAGATGAATTGTTTGGGGATTATACGATAGGTGAGGATGTTGAATAG
- the rpmE gene encoding 50S ribosomal protein L31 has protein sequence MKKDIHPKYNKTKVKCTCGNSFEIGSTLETLNIEICSKCHPFYTGKQKLIDDAGVINKYQKRIASQANIAKDKIGKKAKKVRQITKKVNNAKGNKK, from the coding sequence ATGAAAAAGGATATACACCCAAAATACAACAAAACAAAGGTAAAATGTACTTGTGGTAATAGTTTTGAAATTGGATCAACTCTTGAAACATTAAACATAGAAATATGTTCTAAGTGTCATCCATTCTATACTGGCAAACAAAAACTTATAGATGATGCTGGAGTTATTAATAAATATCAAAAGAGAATTGCAAGCCAAGCCAATATAGCAAAAGATAAAATTGGTAAAAAAGCAAAAAAAGTAAGACAAATTACAAAAAAAGTCAATAATGCAAAGGGTAATAAAAAATAA
- the prfA gene encoding peptide chain release factor 1, translating into MTNISPEKIEQIKQELLRLESEMNNPDIFNDRKKSEELAKKYAEIKKTHENIVQIQNIESQILECETIIKSDDEEMINMAQSEKERLEKILQKLDIETDEMINPSSPLDKKNAIMEIRAGTGGDESALFGADLFRMYSRYAEKNNLKIEIISESRTEIGGFKEIIFLIKGERPFGKLKYESGVHRVQRVPETEKAGRIHTSAATVAVLPEAEDVDIKIEEKDIRIDTFCSSGAGGQSVNTTYSAVRITHMASGLVVSCQDERSQTQNREKAMQILKSRLLAFEEEKRMRELSETRKSQVGTGDRSEKIRTYNYPQNRVTDHRINLTSHNLDRVLDGDIDEFILKLKEYYKNG; encoded by the coding sequence ATGACAAATATAAGCCCAGAAAAAATAGAACAAATTAAACAGGAGTTATTACGCCTTGAATCTGAAATGAATAATCCAGATATTTTTAATGATAGAAAAAAATCAGAAGAATTGGCAAAAAAATATGCTGAAATAAAAAAAACACATGAAAATATTGTACAAATTCAAAATATTGAATCACAAATATTAGAGTGTGAAACAATAATAAAATCCGACGATGAAGAAATGATAAATATGGCACAGTCTGAAAAAGAAAGATTAGAAAAAATATTACAAAAATTAGATATAGAAACAGATGAAATGATAAATCCATCATCCCCGCTTGATAAAAAAAATGCGATTATGGAAATTCGTGCTGGAACTGGTGGTGATGAATCAGCGCTTTTTGGAGCAGATTTGTTTAGGATGTATTCAAGATATGCAGAAAAAAACAATTTGAAAATAGAAATAATAAGTGAAAGTCGTACAGAGATTGGCGGATTTAAAGAAATTATATTTTTGATAAAAGGAGAAAGACCTTTTGGAAAACTCAAATATGAAAGTGGCGTACATCGTGTTCAGCGTGTACCAGAAACAGAAAAAGCAGGAAGAATACATACTTCAGCTGCTACAGTTGCGGTTCTTCCTGAAGCAGAAGATGTGGATATAAAGATAGAAGAAAAGGATATAAGAATAGATACATTCTGCTCAAGCGGTGCTGGTGGTCAATCAGTAAATACAACATATTCTGCTGTTCGTATTACTCATATGGCATCTGGACTTGTAGTTTCATGCCAGGATGAAAGATCTCAAACTCAAAATAGAGAAAAAGCAATGCAAATTTTGAAATCCCGCTTACTTGCCTTTGAAGAAGAAAAAAGAATGAGGGAGTTATCAGAGACTAGAAAATCCCAAGTAGGAACTGGTGATAGATCTGAAAAAATAAGAACCTACAATTATCCTCAAAATAGAGTAACTGATCATAGAATAAATTTGACTTCACATAATCTAGATAGAGTTCTTGATGGTGATATTGATGAATTCATTTTGAAACTAAAAGAATATTATAAAAATGGATAA
- the prmC gene encoding peptide chain release factor N(5)-glutamine methyltransferase gives MDNQIREILIWGTKKLNNYKINSAYLDAELLLSFVLKKSKEFLYTYPDFKLNKYQIKNYKKLIQKRSKNYPIAYILGYKEFFGIKFIVNEDVLIPRPETELLVEEVLKIYNVGRCQRPTLLEIGTGSGCISIALSKNGVKNITATDISEKALKITKKNSKLNNIKNIKFVKSDLLKNLKDTKSDIIIANLPYLENNYKEKSIKYEPSLALYSKDNGLYHYKKLFKEIKELEYKPKYIFIELNPEQFKPLTSFIKNLFPKSKIENKKDLTGILRIIIVEL, from the coding sequence ATGGATAATCAAATTAGAGAAATATTGATCTGGGGAACAAAAAAATTAAATAATTATAAAATAAATTCAGCATATCTAGATGCTGAATTATTATTATCATTTGTCTTAAAAAAATCAAAAGAATTTCTCTATACATATCCTGATTTCAAATTAAATAAATATCAAATTAAAAATTACAAAAAACTTATTCAAAAAAGAAGCAAAAATTATCCGATTGCATATATATTAGGGTACAAGGAATTTTTTGGAATAAAATTTATTGTAAATGAAGATGTACTTATCCCAAGACCAGAAACAGAGTTATTAGTAGAAGAGGTTTTGAAAATTTACAACGTCGGACGTTGTCAACGTCCGACGTTGCTAGAAATAGGAACCGGCTCTGGGTGTATTTCTATTGCACTTTCAAAAAACGGAGTAAAAAATATTACAGCAACAGATATATCAGAAAAAGCTTTAAAAATTACTAAGAAAAATTCAAAATTAAATAATATAAAAAATATAAAATTTGTAAAAAGTGATTTACTAAAAAATTTGAAAGACACAAAATCGGATATAATAATAGCAAATCTTCCTTATTTAGAAAATAATTACAAAGAAAAATCTATAAAATATGAACCTAGCTTAGCACTCTACTCCAAAGATAATGGATTGTATCATTACAAAAAACTATTTAAAGAAATAAAAGAATTAGAATACAAACCAAAATATATTTTTATAGAATTAAATCCTGAACAATTTAAACCTCTGACTTCTTTTATAAAAAATCTTTTTCCTAAATCAAAAATAGAAAACAAAAAAGACCTGACAGGTATTTTAAGAATTATAATTGTAGAGTTGTAA
- a CDS encoding dTMP kinase encodes MQDKKGKFIVIDGLDGIGKGTGISAIIDFLLSQGKRVLDLDRYWREMHFHPDFENKTIQGKENPYFVNLDDYDVIRSSEPTFTGIGKTIRDEVISKLGRKYSAHFTASCYAGDRLVLYKRVILPALEKGKIVIQSRSVSTSITYQFLQSKIQKETELSVEEIINLEGNKFTLDNPPDLLIIPTIKNVEELMERLKNRLEKDDNCGFENLEFQLQLKPLYESEEFKNIFTSRGTKVEYIDAGISPEETGRQAVNVFNRTIE; translated from the coding sequence ATGCAAGATAAAAAAGGAAAATTTATTGTTATTGATGGGCTTGATGGTATTGGAAAAGGCACTGGTATAAGTGCAATTATTGACTTTTTATTATCGCAAGGAAAAAGAGTGTTAGATTTAGATAGATATTGGAGAGAAATGCATTTTCATCCAGATTTTGAAAATAAAACAATTCAAGGAAAAGAAAATCCATATTTTGTAAATTTGGATGATTATGATGTTATTAGATCTTCTGAGCCAACATTTACTGGAATTGGAAAAACAATTAGAGATGAAGTCATAAGTAAGCTCGGAAGAAAATATTCTGCACATTTTACTGCATCATGTTATGCTGGTGATAGATTGGTGTTATACAAAAGAGTAATTTTGCCAGCACTTGAGAAAGGAAAAATAGTTATTCAATCAAGAAGTGTTTCTACGTCTATTACATATCAATTTTTACAATCTAAAATACAAAAAGAAACAGAATTGAGCGTTGAAGAAATAATAAACCTAGAAGGAAACAAATTTACACTTGATAATCCACCAGATTTACTTATAATTCCTACAATAAAAAATGTAGAAGAACTCATGGAAAGATTAAAAAATAGATTGGAAAAAGATGATAACTGTGGGTTTGAAAATTTGGAATTTCAATTACAACTCAAACCTCTTTACGAAAGTGAAGAATTTAAAAATATTTTTACATCACGTGGCACAAAAGTAGAATATATTGATGCAGGAATATCCCCAGAAGAAACTGGGAGACAAGCTGTAAATGTATTTAATAGGACAATTGAGTAA
- a CDS encoding dihydrofolate reductase, translated as MTKLSIICAISLNNAIGKNNKLLFDIPEDLEHFKNITEGHPVIMGLNTYNSIGRPLPKRTNIILSKEKMEIENCLVFTSLDEAITKAKELDSEEVFVIGGGSIYAQTINLADKLYLTIVNEIVEDADTYFPDYSEFKNITKEEHFENDNYKYKFVEFTK; from the coding sequence ATGACAAAATTAAGTATAATATGCGCAATTTCTCTAAATAATGCAATTGGAAAAAACAATAAACTACTTTTTGATATTCCTGAAGATTTGGAACACTTCAAGAATATTACAGAAGGACATCCTGTAATAATGGGTTTGAATACTTATAATTCAATAGGTAGACCTCTTCCAAAAAGAACAAACATAATATTAAGCAAGGAAAAAATGGAAATAGAAAATTGCTTGGTATTTACTTCGCTTGATGAGGCAATTACAAAAGCAAAAGAATTAGATAGTGAAGAAGTTTTTGTAATAGGTGGAGGAAGTATTTATGCTCAGACAATAAATTTGGCAGATAAATTATATCTTACAATTGTAAATGAAATAGTTGAAGATGCAGATACATATTTTCCAGATTATTCAGAATTTAAAAATATTACAAAAGAAGAACATTTTGAAAATGATAATTATAAATATAAATTTGTTGAATTTACAAAATAA
- a CDS encoding thymidylate synthase: MKQYLDLMKKIMDEGSDREDRTGVGTRGIFGAQMRFDISEKFPLLTTKKVHLRSIIYELLWFLKGDTNIKYLNDNGVSIWDEWADSNGDLGPIYGKQWTAWQASDGTKINQIQNVVDEIKNNPNSRRIIVSGWNVGDLQMLIKGKKSAPPPCHSLFQFYVSDGKLSCQLYQRSADFFLGVPFNIASYSLLTMMMAQVCDLKPGEFVHTFGDVHIYKNHFDQVNLQLSRIPKELPIMKINKDVKDIFGFQFEDFELVDYNPDPGIKAPIAI, translated from the coding sequence ATGAAACAATATTTAGATTTGATGAAAAAAATAATGGACGAGGGGAGTGACAGAGAGGACAGGACTGGTGTCGGAACTCGTGGTATTTTTGGTGCTCAGATGAGATTTGATATATCTGAAAAATTTCCACTTTTAACTACAAAAAAAGTTCATTTAAGATCTATTATTTATGAATTATTGTGGTTTTTGAAGGGTGATACAAATATAAAATATTTAAATGATAATGGTGTGAGTATTTGGGATGAATGGGCAGATTCAAATGGAGATTTGGGTCCGATTTATGGTAAACAATGGACTGCGTGGCAGGCGAGTGATGGCACAAAAATAAATCAAATTCAAAACGTGGTTGATGAAATAAAAAATAATCCAAATTCAAGAAGAATTATTGTAAGTGGATGGAATGTTGGAGATCTTCAAATGCTTATAAAAGGCAAAAAATCTGCACCACCACCATGTCATTCATTATTTCAATTTTATGTAAGCGATGGAAAATTGTCTTGTCAGCTTTATCAGAGAAGTGCAGATTTTTTTCTTGGCGTTCCTTTCAATATTGCGTCTTATTCACTTCTTACAATGATGATGGCACAAGTTTGTGATTTGAAGCCTGGTGAATTTGTACACACTTTTGGTGATGTTCATATATACAAAAATCATTTTGATCAAGTAAATTTGCAACTATCAAGAATTCCAAAAGAATTACCTATTATGAAAATAAACAAAGATGTAAAAGATATTTTTGGATTTCAATTTGAAGATTTTGAGCTTGTAGACTACAATCCAGATCCAGGAATAAAAGCCCCAATAGCAATTTAA
- the dut gene encoding dUTP diphosphatase produces the protein MKLKIKIKKLYEDVITPSYALEGDAGLDIYSREDAIIKPGEKHIFHTGFALEIPEGYCSLIWDKGRISNLYDLKVMGGVFEYTYRGEYKICIFNLGKNFYEFKKGDKIAQFLIQPIITAEMIEVDELSDTKRGHGRWGSTGK, from the coding sequence ATGAAATTAAAAATAAAAATTAAAAAATTATACGAAGATGTAATTACTCCTTCTTATGCACTAGAGGGTGATGCTGGGCTTGATATTTATAGTCGTGAAGATGCTATTATAAAGCCAGGAGAAAAGCATATTTTTCATACTGGTTTTGCACTTGAAATTCCAGAAGGCTATTGTTCTTTGATTTGGGACAAAGGAAGAATTTCAAATTTATATGATTTAAAAGTAATGGGTGGAGTTTTTGAATATACTTATAGAGGAGAATACAAAATTTGTATTTTTAATTTAGGAAAAAATTTTTATGAATTTAAAAAAGGTGATAAGATAGCACAATTTTTGATTCAACCAATTATTACAGCTGAAATGATAGAAGTTGATGAGCTAAGTGATACAAAAAGAGGTCACGGAAGATGGGGAAGTACAGGAAAATAA
- a CDS encoding AAA family ATPase, whose translation MKKIILGFVGELGAGKTVICNYLKDKYSANSYRFSDPLRDVLNRVYLEQSRENMQNLSTILRAQFGQDLLAKIMANDADKDKGEIVTVDGVRRFPDIEYLLKLDGFYLVYVTTDSKTRYERIVSRNQNPGESDISYEQFLESEKSEADISIKDVSKQANFTIENNGSIENLYNKIENILNEIKNKN comes from the coding sequence ATGAAAAAAATTATTTTGGGATTTGTTGGAGAATTAGGCGCTGGTAAAACAGTAATTTGTAATTATTTGAAAGATAAGTATAGCGCAAATTCATATCGTTTTTCAGATCCTTTAAGAGATGTTTTAAATAGAGTATATTTGGAGCAATCAAGAGAAAATATGCAAAATTTATCTACTATTTTGAGGGCTCAATTCGGGCAAGATTTGCTTGCAAAAATAATGGCAAATGATGCAGACAAAGACAAAGGAGAAATAGTAACTGTTGATGGAGTAAGACGTTTTCCTGATATTGAATATCTTTTAAAACTTGATGGATTTTATCTTGTATATGTAACAACTGATTCAAAAACTAGATATGAAAGAATTGTTTCAAGAAATCAAAATCCAGGAGAATCAGATATTAGCTATGAACAATTTTTGGAATCAGAAAAATCTGAAGCAGATATAAGTATAAAAGATGTTTCTAAACAAGCAAATTTTACAATAGAAAATAATGGAAGTATTGAGAATTTATATAATAAAATAGAAAATATTTTAAATGAAATTAAAAATAAAAATTAA
- a CDS encoding dCMP deaminase family protein: MDKNESSHLGWDEYFINIAEQVAKKSKDPSTKTGCVIVDNKNRPISFGYNGFMGGCDETKMSNERPIKYYLVIHAEMNAILFARKDLENCILYTLYAPCENCLKHIIQAGIKKIIYKNSVVESRANNNAKSMTNPLTDEAVTRLLLSKPEIDCHNVNGKSYLEEIWGNEIPKY; encoded by the coding sequence ATGGATAAAAATGAAAGTTCTCATTTGGGTTGGGATGAATATTTTATTAATATAGCCGAACAAGTTGCCAAAAAATCAAAAGACCCATCAACAAAAACAGGTTGTGTTATAGTAGATAATAAAAATAGACCAATATCATTTGGTTATAATGGTTTTATGGGGGGTTGTGATGAGACAAAAATGTCAAATGAACGCCCTATAAAATATTATTTAGTTATTCATGCTGAAATGAATGCAATTTTGTTTGCTAGAAAAGATTTGGAAAATTGTATATTGTATACTCTTTATGCTCCTTGCGAAAATTGTTTGAAGCACATTATTCAAGCTGGTATAAAAAAAATTATTTACAAAAACTCTGTTGTTGAAAGTAGGGCAAACAACAATGCAAAATCTATGACAAATCCACTCACAGATGAAGCAGTTACTAGACTTTTATTATCAAAACCAGAAATTGATTGTCATAATGTAAATGGTAAGAGCTATTTGGAAGAAATTTGGGGAAATGAAATTCCAAAATATTAA
- a CDS encoding EamA family transporter codes for MIYRGKILKIDKGIIIGAGAIMLAAFFWSLDGVFIRPKFYMLPAGLVVFLEHLFGLIILSPFLFINFYKLRHLKKSSWIAIFWVCIFGGLLGTLMITKAFFAAIDGKTTFSTVIILQKLQPIFALILARIFLKEKLSKKFYIWAFIGVIAAYFLAFGHVNIKDVNLFHSAAFFAFLAAFSFGSSTVFGKKIVNNLDSNTTAALRFGITTILALILIFITGDILQVLKVNSLQWQFLVLIVFTSGAGSMFLYYYGLKRITASTATICELFWPFSAILIDYFVNGNVLSFVQIVSSIVLLICFYFVVRENNTKRKVFTGNVIWGSGRGRKLGFPTANLDTKNLDIPHGVYLVNIYFKNGQYKGLLHFGYRATFHEDPSIEVFISSFDQDIYKENLKIEIISKIRDIMEFESGIELKKQIEKDLKYIV; via the coding sequence ATGATATATAGAGGAAAAATATTAAAGATAGATAAGGGAATAATTATTGGTGCTGGAGCTATTATGCTTGCTGCGTTTTTTTGGAGTTTAGACGGAGTTTTTATAAGACCAAAATTTTATATGTTGCCAGCTGGACTTGTAGTTTTTTTGGAACATCTTTTTGGGTTAATAATTTTAAGCCCATTTTTGTTTATTAATTTTTACAAATTAAGACATTTAAAAAAATCTTCTTGGATTGCGATATTTTGGGTGTGTATTTTTGGTGGACTTTTGGGAACACTTATGATTACAAAAGCATTTTTTGCTGCAATTGATGGTAAGACAACATTTTCTACAGTCATAATTCTGCAAAAACTCCAACCAATATTTGCACTTATTCTCGCAAGAATATTTTTGAAAGAAAAACTTAGTAAGAAATTTTATATTTGGGCATTTATTGGCGTTATTGCTGCATATTTTTTGGCATTTGGACATGTAAATATAAAAGACGTAAATTTGTTTCATAGTGCGGCATTTTTTGCCTTTCTTGCAGCATTTTCATTTGGTAGTTCTACTGTTTTTGGAAAAAAAATTGTAAACAATCTTGATTCAAATACAACAGCTGCACTTAGATTTGGAATTACTACAATATTGGCACTTATTTTGATTTTTATTACAGGAGATATTTTACAAGTATTAAAAGTTAATTCTTTACAATGGCAATTTTTGGTGTTAATAGTTTTTACAAGTGGTGCTGGATCAATGTTTTTGTATTACTATGGTTTGAAAAGAATTACAGCTTCTACTGCTACAATTTGTGAATTGTTTTGGCCATTTTCTGCAATTTTGATAGATTATTTTGTAAATGGAAATGTGTTATCTTTTGTTCAAATTGTTTCTTCAATAGTTTTATTGATTTGTTTTTATTTTGTTGTAAGAGAAAACAATACAAAGCGAAAGGTATTTACTGGAAATGTAATTTGGGGAAGTGGTAGGGGTAGAAAATTAGGATTTCCTACGGCAAATTTGGATACAAAAAATTTGGATATTCCACATGGTGTATATTTAGTAAATATTTATTTTAAAAATGGACAATACAAAGGTTTATTACATTTTGGTTACAGAGCCACTTTTCATGAAGACCCATCAATTGAAGTTTTTATAAGTAGTTTTGATCAAGATATTTATAAAGAAAATTTAAAAATAGAAATAATTTCAAAAATTAGAGATATTATGGAATTTGAAAGTGGTATTGAACTCAAAAAGCAAATAGAAAAAGATTTGAAGTATATTGTCTAA